A window of Rufibacter sp. LB8 contains these coding sequences:
- a CDS encoding alpha/beta fold hydrolase: MKKLIPLLLLTLLLPLLAVAQLKPLDAELTNYTYPFPVQFHQVQVQRQTFKMAYMDVTPDQPNGQTVVLLHGKNFNGAYWEQTAKDLRQNGYRVIIPDQIGFGKSSKPQNIQYTFQLLAQNTKSLLDSLGVTKAAVLGHSMGGMLATRFALMYPTFTQKLILENPIGLEDWKRWVPYQPVEKWYATELKQTAEGIKNYQLENYYGGQWKPAYGRWVNLLAGWTLHPDYPRIAWNAALTYDMVFTQPVVYEFDQLTMPVLLIIGQRDRTALGKANASPEAKKLLGNYPALGKATAQKIKNAQLVELENVGHLPHIEAYDRFMKPLLAFLKK; the protein is encoded by the coding sequence ATGAAAAAACTAATCCCCCTTTTGCTCTTAACCTTACTTCTGCCCCTTTTGGCGGTGGCCCAATTGAAACCGCTAGACGCTGAACTCACCAATTATACCTACCCTTTTCCGGTACAATTTCATCAGGTGCAGGTGCAACGGCAGACATTTAAAATGGCCTACATGGACGTGACCCCTGACCAGCCCAACGGACAGACGGTGGTGCTGCTGCACGGCAAGAACTTCAACGGGGCCTATTGGGAACAGACCGCCAAAGACCTGCGCCAAAACGGGTACCGGGTCATTATTCCAGACCAGATAGGTTTCGGGAAATCGTCTAAGCCGCAGAATATTCAGTACACGTTCCAACTGCTGGCGCAGAACACCAAAAGCCTGCTGGACAGTCTGGGCGTGACCAAGGCGGCAGTTCTGGGACATTCCATGGGCGGCATGCTGGCCACCCGGTTTGCCTTGATGTACCCGACCTTCACGCAGAAACTGATTTTGGAAAACCCCATTGGCCTGGAAGACTGGAAACGATGGGTGCCCTACCAACCCGTGGAGAAATGGTATGCCACTGAACTGAAGCAAACCGCCGAGGGCATCAAGAACTACCAGCTGGAAAATTATTACGGTGGCCAATGGAAACCGGCTTATGGCCGCTGGGTGAACCTTTTGGCCGGCTGGACCCTGCACCCCGACTACCCCCGCATTGCCTGGAACGCCGCCCTAACCTATGACATGGTGTTCACGCAGCCGGTAGTATATGAATTTGACCAGCTTACCATGCCCGTTCTGCTCATAATTGGCCAGCGGGACCGCACCGCGCTGGGCAAAGCCAACGCCAGCCCAGAGGCTAAAAAACTGTTGGGCAATTACCCGGCCTTGGGCAAAGCAACTGCCCAGAAAATCAAGAATGCGCAATTGGTGGAGTTAGAAAACGTGGGCCATTTGCCACACATTGAGGCCTATGACCGTTTCATGAAACCGCTACTGGCCTTCCTGAAAAAGTAG
- a CDS encoding outer membrane beta-barrel protein — protein sequence MRQKLLLFLLFLIIPFLGFSQGTSIKGQVVGGGSPLIGATVALLKADSSVFRGAATDVDGRFEFAGIPNGRYIVRATYLGFNDLFRAVTATGAPLQLGTLTMATTSTRLKEVEVVGRAATVIQKADTAEMNAAAYKVNRDANAENLIQKMPGITVQNGQVQAQGERVQRVLVDGKEFFGEDPSAVLKNLPAEVIAKIQVFDRASDQSQFTGFSDGNEQKTINIITKPEFRTGRFGRFSAGVGTDNRFRVSGNLNQFQGDRRISIVGLSNNVNEQNFSSEDLVGVASASARGGRGGGGGGPRGGGGPGGGGFGGGNNTGDFLVNTSNGIATTNAIGLNYLDKWGKKVDVQGSYFFNFTDNDFNSNAFRQFGLNSQGAYNVNENSLSDAKNQNHRANLRITYNIDSANSIIIRPRLSFQKNDGMSLTNSRFSSINDLQNNRLLINNFDNNFQSELFGMNINNSILYRHSFAKRGRTISLDVSNGYNQNDGDSRSDISYLRDLQNEGDDSLVYLSSTLDNKGITAGANVNYTEPLTQNTQLQLTYATNYSKSEGDRQTFQFRPRTNLYDSLVVNQTSTVDNVTKTQEFGGGWRYNTKDFQFMLSARYQYLQLSTDQVYPKPIDTTRTYHNVLPFAMLRYNFNQDRNVRIFYNGRSQTPSVTQLQSAVDYSSPTLLSQGNANLGQSFNHNFNIRYSSANPGKSSNFFLVFGGSAAQDFIGNSTIRNTTPVDRNNPNANNSIVTSTGVLLNQGTQLTRPVNLEGQYSLRSFLNYGLPITFIKSNINVNLNATYTNSPSLYGDHTTGFREISNDNKVTNLGGGLVLSSNISENLDFLISTNSNYNKVEYDYLTAQNNNYFNQSSLFRVNWVLWKGLTITSDLNHQYNGGLSAGIDPTFLLWNGSIGYKFMKDRQAEIRLSGFDLLGENTSIQRNITNAYIEDVQTTVLQRYFMVSFNYNLRAFGGGGAAPSPAGGPGQRGGGNSGGGMNQF from the coding sequence ATGAGACAAAAACTTCTACTCTTCCTTCTCTTTTTAATCATTCCATTTTTAGGGTTTAGCCAGGGCACTTCCATCAAAGGGCAAGTGGTGGGCGGCGGGTCGCCGTTGATAGGCGCCACCGTGGCACTGTTGAAGGCCGACTCCAGCGTGTTCAGAGGCGCCGCCACTGACGTGGATGGTCGTTTTGAGTTCGCGGGCATTCCCAACGGGCGCTACATTGTGCGGGCTACCTATCTGGGTTTCAATGATTTGTTCAGGGCAGTAACGGCCACGGGCGCACCTCTTCAGTTGGGCACGCTAACCATGGCCACTACCAGTACGCGCCTGAAAGAAGTGGAAGTAGTAGGTCGCGCGGCCACCGTGATTCAGAAGGCAGATACCGCCGAGATGAACGCCGCCGCCTACAAAGTGAACCGTGACGCCAACGCTGAGAACCTAATCCAGAAAATGCCCGGCATTACGGTGCAGAACGGTCAGGTGCAGGCCCAGGGCGAGCGCGTGCAACGGGTATTGGTAGACGGTAAAGAATTCTTCGGGGAAGACCCGAGCGCTGTTTTAAAGAATTTACCCGCCGAGGTGATTGCCAAAATACAGGTGTTTGACCGGGCCAGTGACCAATCTCAGTTCACAGGTTTCAGTGACGGCAACGAGCAGAAAACCATCAACATCATCACCAAACCAGAATTCAGAACCGGCCGCTTTGGGCGTTTCAGCGCCGGCGTAGGTACCGACAACCGCTTTAGAGTGAGCGGAAACCTGAACCAGTTTCAGGGCGACCGCCGCATTTCTATTGTGGGTTTGAGCAACAACGTGAACGAGCAGAACTTCTCCTCTGAAGACCTGGTAGGCGTGGCCAGCGCTTCGGCCAGAGGCGGACGTGGCGGCGGGGGCGGTGGTCCCCGGGGCGGCGGCGGACCCGGTGGAGGCGGCTTTGGCGGCGGTAACAACACCGGCGACTTTCTGGTGAACACCAGCAACGGTATTGCCACTACCAACGCCATTGGTTTGAACTACTTGGACAAATGGGGCAAGAAAGTAGATGTGCAAGGCAGCTATTTCTTCAACTTCACAGACAATGACTTTAACTCCAATGCCTTCCGTCAGTTTGGTTTAAACAGCCAAGGCGCTTACAATGTGAACGAGAACAGCTTGTCAGATGCCAAAAACCAGAACCACCGCGCTAACCTCAGAATTACCTACAACATAGACAGCGCCAACTCCATTATCATCCGGCCACGGTTGAGCTTTCAGAAAAACGATGGCATGAGCCTTACCAATTCGCGGTTCTCGTCTATCAATGACCTGCAGAACAACCGCTTGCTCATCAACAACTTTGACAATAATTTTCAGTCAGAGTTGTTCGGGATGAATATCAACAACAGCATCTTGTACCGCCACAGCTTCGCGAAGCGCGGCCGCACCATCAGTTTGGATGTGTCTAACGGTTACAACCAGAATGACGGTGACAGCCGCTCAGACATCTCCTATTTGCGTGACTTGCAGAACGAAGGCGATGATTCCTTAGTGTACCTCTCCTCTACCCTGGACAACAAAGGCATTACCGCAGGTGCCAACGTGAACTACACCGAGCCTTTGACCCAGAACACGCAGCTGCAGTTAACCTACGCCACCAATTACAGCAAATCTGAAGGCGACCGCCAGACGTTCCAGTTCAGGCCAAGAACCAATTTGTATGACAGCCTGGTGGTGAACCAGACCAGCACCGTTGACAACGTGACCAAAACCCAGGAATTTGGCGGTGGCTGGCGCTACAACACCAAAGACTTCCAGTTCATGCTGAGCGCGCGGTACCAGTACCTGCAGCTTTCCACAGACCAGGTGTACCCTAAACCCATTGACACCACGCGCACCTACCACAATGTGTTGCCGTTTGCCATGTTGCGTTACAACTTCAACCAAGACCGCAACGTGCGTATTTTCTACAACGGCCGTTCCCAGACGCCGTCTGTGACCCAGTTGCAAAGCGCCGTTGACTATTCCAGCCCAACCTTGTTGAGCCAGGGCAACGCCAATTTAGGCCAGAGTTTCAACCACAACTTCAACATCAGGTATTCTTCTGCCAACCCAGGCAAGTCTTCTAACTTCTTCTTGGTGTTTGGTGGTTCTGCCGCCCAGGATTTCATTGGCAACAGCACCATCAGGAACACCACGCCCGTAGACAGAAACAACCCCAACGCCAACAATTCTATTGTGACTTCTACCGGCGTTTTGCTGAACCAGGGCACGCAGTTGACCAGACCAGTAAACCTGGAAGGTCAGTACAGCCTGCGTTCTTTCCTGAATTACGGTTTGCCCATCACGTTCATTAAGTCTAACATTAACGTGAACCTGAACGCCACCTATACCAACAGCCCGTCTTTGTACGGGGACCACACTACGGGTTTCAGAGAAATTTCAAATGACAACAAAGTCACCAATTTAGGCGGCGGTCTGGTCTTGAGCAGCAACATTAGTGAGAACCTGGACTTCCTGATCTCTACCAACTCCAACTACAACAAAGTGGAGTATGACTACCTCACGGCCCAGAACAACAACTACTTTAACCAGAGCAGCTTGTTTAGAGTGAACTGGGTGCTCTGGAAAGGCTTGACCATCACCTCTGACCTAAACCACCAATACAACGGCGGTTTATCAGCGGGCATTGACCCTACGTTCTTGCTTTGGAATGGCAGCATTGGCTACAAGTTCATGAAAGACCGTCAGGCCGAAATCAGGTTGTCTGGCTTTGACCTCTTGGGCGAAAACACCAGCATCCAACGTAACATCACCAACGCGTACATTGAAGACGTGCAGACCACTGTGCTGCAGCGCTATTTCATGGTGAGTTTCAACTACAACCTGCGGGCCTTTGGTGGTGGCGGTGCGGCCCCTTCTCCTGCTGGCGGACCCGGCCAACGCGGCGGCGGAAACAGTGGTGGTGGCATGAACCAGTTCTAA
- a CDS encoding GLPGLI family protein, translated as MKNLLKSFTAAFCLLLSTAAAAQEGVIVYEAKMNMHRNLPKEREAMKAMIPEFSVSKQALTFNANTSLYKRMVDEEEEAAQMSSAGGGVRFSMRTASGELYLQPGESKRVSQRDFNGKKYLIQDSLTVLPWKFGTETKTILGYSCKQATYFDERRKQTVVAWYTEKLRPFLGPESYGSLPGGILEIDVNNGERVIKALQVDLRPLKKNELLEPTKGEKITEQQYQALLTEQMEQMRRNGGTIIRN; from the coding sequence ATGAAAAACCTACTCAAATCTTTTACTGCCGCTTTCTGTCTATTGCTATCTACTGCCGCTGCCGCGCAAGAAGGCGTGATTGTCTATGAAGCCAAAATGAACATGCACCGCAACTTACCAAAGGAACGCGAAGCCATGAAAGCCATGATTCCCGAATTTTCCGTGAGCAAACAGGCGCTCACCTTCAACGCCAATACCTCGCTGTACAAACGCATGGTGGACGAGGAAGAGGAAGCTGCCCAGATGAGCTCAGCCGGCGGTGGCGTTCGGTTCAGCATGCGTACCGCCAGCGGCGAACTGTACCTGCAACCTGGTGAAAGCAAACGCGTCTCCCAGCGCGATTTCAATGGCAAGAAATACCTCATCCAGGACTCGCTCACCGTGCTTCCCTGGAAATTCGGGACCGAGACCAAGACCATTCTGGGTTACAGCTGCAAACAAGCCACCTATTTTGACGAACGCCGCAAGCAGACCGTGGTGGCCTGGTACACTGAGAAACTGCGTCCGTTTCTGGGTCCGGAGTCTTATGGCTCTTTGCCCGGCGGAATTCTGGAGATTGACGTGAACAATGGTGAACGCGTGATCAAAGCCCTGCAAGTGGATCTTCGTCCACTTAAGAAAAATGAACTGCTGGAGCCCACCAAAGGCGAAAAAATCACCGAGCAGCAGTACCAGGCCCTACTCACCGAACAGATGGAGCAGATGCGCCGCAACGGCGGCACCATCATCAGAAACTAA
- a CDS encoding outer membrane beta-barrel protein has product MKNLYLFALLLLLGQTALAQKFTVKGTVVDDRNSALPATTVLVLKPQDSTLVSFASTNAQGIFELKNLNNGPFLLKISFVGFNPVFKRIEAPADGGLVELGTVKLEPASTTLGEVLVKGQQDPVTIKKDTLEFNAGSFKTQPNAAVEELLKKLPGVQVESDGSVTVQGEKVQRVTVDGKEFFGRDPKLATKNLPADAVNKVQVYDKKSDQAEFSGIDDGQRTKTINLELKEEKRNAMFGNTMVGVGTDERLQTKLSLNKFKKGQQLSLLGMANNVNSQGFGIDDYMTFTGGAQQLAAGGGGQMRIEIGGGSSGIPLNTGGRSNGQMQTYGGGLNFNQTLGKNTEANGSVFLNHLNQYVRRTAEREDIVPATETRPNGNFLTDSYGVQDNSNANQRLNLTVDHKIDSANSVKLIAGVSYNKTEAEGVSDRRSFTKEGRTFLSSSNSSTLAEGTALNASFNLLFRHKFNKKGRTLSVNAIANLVENDNQNLLLATNRFANRPDQHLNQERDNQTNTQTYTTTLSATEPLGNRRYLEANYSFRQSMNQVDQEVYDVQESGKVLNNLLTNRYNSSYLFNRLGGNFRLNRDAYSATLGLNLQLTTLNSLIAEKRFEMPGATIKRSYQNVLPVARFNYDFSGNRRIDFNYETSVQEPSVRQLQSVVDNSDPLNIYMGNPGLRPAYNHQFRLNFSMFNPTTFMNFFAFAFMNYTTDAIANAISYDQTVRTTQPVNVKDSRLLSLNLNLGLPLRKYNSRFNVGGALRGNSSINLLNGQANVLDSRMLSGNVRYEYRIDNKFDVSLRTDLSLQTTEYSVGNTPDQEFVNQTYAAEANVYFPGGVHLNTTYDYLVYNNPQFNFRQAIPLLNVALAKQFLKNNSGELRLTAVNLLNRNLGINQTATANYFERETLNSIGQYFMLQFTYNLNKHLNPMGNRGGGIRIMR; this is encoded by the coding sequence ATGAAAAACCTTTACCTGTTCGCACTGCTGCTGTTGCTGGGACAGACCGCGCTTGCCCAGAAATTTACCGTGAAAGGCACCGTAGTAGATGACCGCAACAGTGCCTTGCCGGCCACCACCGTTCTGGTGCTCAAACCCCAGGATTCTACCTTGGTTTCGTTTGCCTCTACCAATGCCCAGGGAATTTTTGAGCTCAAGAACCTGAACAACGGCCCCTTCCTGCTGAAAATCTCTTTTGTTGGATTCAACCCGGTTTTTAAACGCATTGAAGCCCCGGCAGACGGCGGTTTGGTAGAACTTGGAACTGTGAAACTGGAGCCTGCCTCTACTACCTTGGGCGAAGTGCTGGTGAAAGGCCAGCAAGACCCCGTAACCATTAAGAAAGACACCCTGGAATTCAACGCCGGTTCCTTTAAAACGCAGCCCAATGCAGCCGTGGAGGAACTGTTGAAGAAACTCCCCGGCGTGCAGGTGGAAAGCGACGGCTCCGTGACGGTGCAAGGCGAAAAAGTGCAACGCGTCACCGTTGACGGCAAAGAGTTCTTCGGGCGGGACCCAAAGCTGGCCACCAAGAACCTGCCCGCCGATGCCGTGAACAAAGTACAGGTCTATGATAAAAAATCTGATCAGGCAGAATTCTCCGGCATTGATGACGGGCAGCGCACCAAAACCATTAACCTGGAGCTCAAAGAAGAAAAACGCAACGCTATGTTCGGCAATACCATGGTGGGCGTGGGCACCGACGAGCGCCTGCAAACCAAACTGAGCCTGAACAAATTCAAGAAAGGGCAACAACTCTCGCTTTTGGGCATGGCCAACAATGTGAACAGCCAGGGCTTCGGGATTGATGATTACATGACCTTTACCGGTGGCGCACAGCAGCTGGCCGCGGGCGGGGGCGGTCAAATGCGCATTGAGATTGGCGGTGGCAGCAGCGGCATACCTTTGAACACGGGTGGCCGTAGCAACGGACAGATGCAAACCTATGGCGGAGGCCTCAACTTCAACCAGACCTTGGGCAAAAACACCGAGGCCAACGGCAGCGTTTTCCTCAACCACCTCAACCAATACGTGCGCCGCACCGCCGAGCGTGAAGACATTGTGCCCGCCACTGAGACCAGGCCCAACGGCAATTTCCTCACAGATTCTTACGGCGTGCAGGACAACTCCAACGCTAACCAGCGCCTTAATTTGACCGTGGACCATAAAATTGATTCGGCTAACTCTGTGAAACTGATTGCTGGGGTTTCATACAACAAAACAGAGGCCGAGGGCGTGAGTGACAGAAGAAGTTTTACCAAAGAAGGCCGAACGTTCCTGAGTTCCTCCAACAGCAGCACCTTGGCCGAGGGCACGGCGCTCAATGCCAGTTTCAACCTGTTGTTCCGGCATAAATTCAACAAAAAAGGCCGAACTCTTTCTGTCAATGCCATTGCCAACCTGGTGGAAAATGACAACCAGAACCTGCTGCTGGCCACCAACCGGTTCGCCAACCGGCCAGACCAACACCTGAATCAGGAACGCGACAACCAAACCAACACACAAACCTACACCACCACGCTGTCGGCCACTGAACCTTTGGGCAACCGAAGATATCTGGAGGCCAACTACAGTTTCCGGCAGAGCATGAACCAGGTGGACCAGGAAGTGTATGACGTGCAGGAAAGCGGAAAAGTCCTCAACAACTTACTCACTAACCGCTACAACAGCAGTTACCTTTTCAACCGCCTGGGCGGTAATTTCAGGCTGAACCGAGATGCGTACAGCGCCACGCTTGGTTTGAATCTGCAACTGACCACCTTGAATTCTTTGATTGCCGAGAAACGGTTTGAGATGCCTGGCGCCACCATCAAGCGGTCTTACCAAAATGTGTTGCCGGTGGCAAGGTTCAACTATGATTTCAGCGGCAACAGAAGAATAGATTTCAACTATGAAACCTCGGTGCAGGAACCGTCAGTACGGCAGTTGCAGTCGGTGGTGGACAACAGTGATCCGCTTAATATTTACATGGGAAATCCTGGTTTGCGGCCGGCGTATAATCACCAGTTTCGGTTGAATTTCAGCATGTTCAACCCAACCACGTTTATGAATTTCTTTGCTTTCGCGTTCATGAATTACACCACAGACGCCATCGCCAACGCCATCAGCTATGACCAGACCGTGCGCACTACGCAACCGGTGAACGTGAAAGACAGCCGCCTGCTGAGTTTAAACCTGAACCTGGGTTTGCCGCTCAGGAAATACAACAGCCGGTTCAACGTAGGCGGCGCCCTGCGGGGAAATTCCAGCATTAACCTGCTCAACGGGCAAGCCAACGTACTGGATTCCAGAATGCTCTCTGGCAATGTGCGCTATGAATACCGCATTGACAATAAGTTTGACGTGAGTTTGCGTACCGATCTGAGCCTGCAAACCACCGAATACAGCGTGGGCAACACCCCAGATCAGGAATTCGTCAACCAGACCTATGCCGCTGAGGCGAACGTGTATTTTCCGGGTGGGGTACACCTGAACACCACCTATGATTATCTGGTGTACAACAACCCGCAGTTCAATTTCAGGCAGGCTATTCCGTTGCTGAACGTGGCGCTGGCCAAGCAGTTCCTGAAGAACAACAGCGGCGAGTTACGCCTTACGGCCGTGAACCTGCTCAACCGCAACCTGGGCATTAACCAAACCGCCACCGCCAACTACTTTGAGCGCGAAACCCTCAATTCCATAGGCCAATATTTCATGCTCCAGTTCACCTACAACCTCAACAAGCACCTCAACCCCATGGGCAACCGCGGCGGCGGCATCAGGATCATGCGGTAG
- a CDS encoding DUF4348 domain-containing protein, translating to MKKLYLLILPILFIGCSDTKLKTNKKEPQPISNSSNLDSLTVEAQKPISEIPSNVDDKFETFLKYFNEDSIFQVSRIDFPIKVKFADSSKDYEMSEEIIPKQEFLKLDFTYDSIKSIEYEQIIEVKGDKATIGLRGIENGIMADFYFKKKNGKWMLETWEDAST from the coding sequence ATGAAAAAGCTTTATCTTCTAATCCTTCCAATTTTATTCATCGGTTGTAGCGACACGAAATTAAAGACAAATAAAAAAGAGCCTCAACCAATTTCAAATTCATCAAACCTCGACTCTTTAACTGTAGAGGCACAAAAACCGATTAGTGAAATCCCAAGTAATGTTGATGATAAGTTTGAAACGTTTCTAAAATACTTTAATGAAGATTCCATATTCCAAGTAAGTAGAATCGACTTTCCAATAAAGGTAAAATTTGCAGATTCTAGCAAGGACTACGAAATGTCCGAAGAAATCATTCCAAAGCAAGAATTTCTCAAGCTGGACTTTACCTACGACAGTATAAAATCCATTGAATATGAACAAATAATAGAAGTAAAAGGAGACAAAGCGACAATCGGATTAAGAGGAATTGAGAATGGAATTATGGCAGACTTCTACTTTAAAAAGAAAAATGGGAAATGGATGTTAGAAACTTGGGAAGATGCTTCAACATAA
- a CDS encoding HPF/RaiA family ribosome-associated protein: MNYTENFGDIKVDVQSSADFTVTDGMQQRIRDVITKMKRFVHDINWVEVHFKVEENHPTNSKTVGFKLGIPGNDVYASDSGDNWVPMMKNIEDKLQKQLDKR, translated from the coding sequence ATGAATTATACAGAGAACTTCGGAGACATTAAAGTAGACGTGCAATCATCTGCAGACTTTACGGTGACAGACGGCATGCAGCAGCGCATTAGAGATGTGATTACCAAGATGAAGCGGTTTGTGCATGACATCAACTGGGTGGAAGTCCATTTCAAAGTAGAGGAAAACCACCCTACCAACAGCAAGACCGTGGGTTTCAAGCTGGGCATTCCGGGCAATGACGTGTACGCCTCAGATTCCGGCGACAACTGGGTGCCCATGATGAAGAACATTGAAGACAAACTGCAGAAGCAGCTTGATAAAAGATAA